From the genome of Sphingomonas sp. HMP6, one region includes:
- a CDS encoding UxaA family hydrolase — protein MIDLQKKRLQGYLRADGRKGVRNVVIVAYLVECAHHVARRIVDRADDPSVQLIGFPGCYPNTYALKMMKQLATHPNVGGVLLVSLGCEAFNRSELADAVAASGRPVETLVIQESGGTAATIAAGLATIADLRSIVERTPRVPMRVSELVVGTICGGSDGTSGISANPAVGRCFDRLVEEGATCIFEETGELIGCEHIMAARALTTDLGHELEGAVDKAARYYSTLGYGSFAPGNADGGLTTLEEKSLGAYSKSGGSPISGLIRPGEVPPTGGLFLLDVVPDGEVRFGFPNISDNAEIVEMIASGCHLILFTTGRGSVVGSAISPVIKICGNPETFAKLSDDMDIDAGRIIEGKASLDQLGAEIYESVLTVAAGDATRSEVLGHQEFILTYKNFGPTGPSCLPTAAR, from the coding sequence ATGATCGATCTACAAAAGAAGCGGTTGCAGGGCTATCTTCGTGCCGACGGGCGCAAGGGCGTGCGCAACGTTGTAATCGTGGCCTATCTGGTCGAGTGCGCGCATCATGTCGCGCGCCGCATCGTCGACCGTGCGGATGATCCGTCGGTTCAGCTGATCGGGTTTCCGGGCTGCTATCCCAACACCTACGCGCTGAAGATGATGAAGCAATTGGCGACCCATCCCAATGTCGGCGGGGTGCTGCTGGTGTCGCTCGGTTGCGAGGCGTTCAATCGTAGCGAGCTGGCCGACGCGGTGGCGGCAAGCGGCCGTCCGGTCGAGACCCTGGTGATCCAGGAAAGCGGTGGCACCGCCGCGACGATCGCAGCGGGGCTGGCAACGATTGCAGACCTCCGGTCGATTGTCGAACGCACCCCGCGCGTGCCGATGCGGGTATCCGAGCTGGTCGTCGGCACGATTTGCGGCGGCTCCGACGGCACCAGCGGGATTTCCGCCAACCCTGCAGTCGGACGCTGTTTCGACCGCCTCGTGGAGGAGGGAGCGACCTGCATTTTCGAGGAAACCGGCGAATTAATCGGGTGCGAACACATCATGGCCGCACGCGCGCTCACCACGGATCTTGGCCACGAGCTCGAGGGCGCGGTCGATAAGGCGGCGCGTTACTACAGCACGCTTGGCTACGGCAGCTTCGCCCCTGGCAATGCCGACGGTGGTCTGACCACGCTCGAGGAGAAGTCGCTTGGGGCCTATTCCAAGTCCGGGGGCTCGCCAATCTCCGGTTTGATCAGGCCTGGCGAAGTGCCGCCCACCGGGGGGTTGTTTCTGCTCGACGTCGTGCCCGACGGCGAAGTGCGGTTCGGTTTTCCGAATATTTCCGACAATGCAGAGATTGTCGAGATGATCGCCAGCGGATGCCATTTGATCCTTTTTACCACCGGTCGCGGATCGGTGGTCGGCTCGGCCATATCGCCGGTGATAAAGATCTGCGGAAATCCCGAGACCTTTGCCAAACTGTCTGACGACATGGACATTGATGCCGGCCGGATCATCGAGGGCAAGGCGTCGCTCGATCAGCTGGGCGCAGAAATCTACGAGAGCGTCCTGACAGTGGCTGCGGGCGATGCGACCCGGTCTGAAGTGCTGGGCCATCAGGAGTTCATCCTGACCTACAAGAATTTCGGCCCCACCGGCCCATCCTGTCTTCCCACCGCAGCACGCTGA